The following DNA comes from Mucilaginibacter jinjuensis.
GGCTTAGAAGCAATAATGCCGCCATCTGCAAACTGGCTCATGCCACGGGTATTGGTAATTTCTACCCATTGCAGGGCATCAATGTAAACGCCCAGATACCATTCGTCTACCTCATCTGGATTTGAGCCCGATAGTAAAGCAAAGTTGCCGATTACCATTAGCCTTTGAATGTGGTGTGCCCAAGCGTTATTCAATGACTGTCCGATGCATTTGCTGAGGCAATTCATTTTGGTATTACCATCCCAAAACCATTTAGGTAGCTGGCTTTTATGATTAAAGAAGTTAAGGGTTGCATACTCGGGCATTTTGGCCCAGTATACGCCGCGCATAAATTCGCGCCAGCCAATTACCTGCCTCACAAATCCCTCTACCTGTGCAAGTGTAATATCTTCTTTATTCTTATCCCACTGGCTAAGTACTGCAGTAATAATTTCGACCGGTGAAATCATCTTCGTGTTTTGGGCGAATGACAACCGCGAATGGAAAAGGCTGATATGCCCGTTCAGCATAGCATCTTCATAAGTACCAAAATGCGGCAACAAATTTTCACAAAAATAGTTAAGCGATTGTAAAGCTTCCTTACGAGATAATGGCCAGCCGAACTTTTCAGCATCTACCCTGCCAAAATACTTCACTCCCATTTTATCAATCATTACTTTCAATGCCGATACATCATGGTTAAACAGGATAGGCTCTTGCAGCGGCACTTTGTTATCGTATTTCTTTCGATTATCATGATCGAAGTTCCATCTGTCGCCTAATGGCTGATCACCTTTCATCAATATGCTAAGGCGTGTGCGCATGCTTCGATAAAAGTTCTCCATCAGGTAACTTTTACGGTCGCCAAAAAAATCACGCACCTCGTAGCGGGTGGTCAGGAAATGTTCGGTATCGGCTACGCCGGTTTCAATATTGAGTGACAGGCAAAATGATTTAAGCTGTTCGTCTAAACGGTATTCGTCGGGCAATTGATATTCAAAACGTTTGATATGGTGCTTTGCAATAAGCTGTTGCAAATTTTTATCGATGTGCTGCTGGTTATCTGTATCATCCAATTTTATATAAATTACCTGGTGACCAGCCTTACCAAGCTGATGAGCAAAGTTGCGCATGGCGGCAAAAAAGGCGAGGATTTTTTGTAAATGATGCGTCACATATTCCTGTTCTTGCATCACTTCCATCAGCACATAATAAACTTCGGGATCTTGTTTGGCAAACCAACTGTGCTTACTGTTTAATTGATCGCCAAGAATAAGCCGGAGTGTTTTTGCCATGTTGTTACAACGCATCTAAACGTTGATAGTTTAACATATAAAACCGGGCGCTATAAACTCTCTTAATGTGCTTTATGAAATAACTTCTTCACGAAGTCTTTGAGATAGTCAAAGCCTTCGAAAGCTACGGCGAGGACGCCGATGATGACGGTAAATTCTTCGAAGGAGTTCATTTTGTGGTTTATTAACTTACTTTATAAATACGAAATATATTACTGCCCAGACTGAGATAAACATCAATCCGCCTAAAATATCATTGCGGTACTTTTTAGCATCCTTTTTAATAATCAGATGATATAAAATCCACCCGATAAATAAAGCCGTCATAATTGGCGGTCCAAGCAATGCTAAGCCAGCTCCCATATTTTTAAGTATTTAATAATACTAAGTTCGTATTTATTTATATTATATTGAACGCTTTCAAAAAGAAAATGTTACAGGGTTGGTGTCGGGCGAGTGTCATCAAATTTATTTCAATAGTTTTTTTGTCATTCCGAGGAACGAGGAATCTTATTCACCATACATCTTCTTCATGCAAATCGAAGAAGATTATTAATGAAGTGTTAGTATTATTAGTATTATAGGTATTAATGAGCTCCCTACGGTCGGTTCTTCTCTGCCGCTCTGAATGACAAAGGGGAAAAAGACGTGTCGGCAAGTTACGCTACGTCCTTAGTATGCGATAACCAAAGCGCCAGGTAATCATCTTTATACTCGGTACCTAATTTAGAGGTATCAAAGTATTTATTTTCGCGTGGATCGTTACCTACACCGGCAACAAAGATCCAGTTACCCCAATTGCTGGCGGGTGAGTAATCTATCAGCACACTTTCGAAGTATAACGCGCCTTGTGTCCAGTCTACTTTTAATTCTTTGATGAGGTAAGCGGCCAGGGTTTGGCGGCTATAGTTATTGATGAAACCGGTATTGTTTAATTCGGTCATTGCGGCATCTACTGCTGCGTTGCCGGTTGCACCTTGTTTCCAGTTTTCGAAAAGTTCGCCTTGCTTGGTGGCTGTTTCGGGAGCTTCGGTTTTAAAACCTTCGGCTTTGAAAAACTTGGTGCTGCCGTGTTTTTTAAACATAAACCTAAAGTAATCGCGCCATAAAAGCTCGAGCACCAGCGGGTTGTTGTTATGATGAAAATGCTGCATCACACTCCAATATACCTGGCGAGGCGATAAACACCCCATAGCCAACCAGGGCGAAATACCTGAAATAGAAGTATGCATGCCATTACGCGCAGGCTTTGACCCCATTGCGGCAAGGGCATTATTAATATAGCGTTGCAGTTGCTCGTTACCTGCTGTTTCGCCGCCTATAAAACTAAACTTGGCGCGGGTGTCGGCAATTGGCTCTTCCAATCCTAATTGTTGCAGGGTTGGTATTTCGCCGGGTTCTGCATTTTCGGGCAGTATTATATTTTCGGGCGCTTGTACGCTTGGGCGTACATCGCTGTCGCGCTCTACTTTCTTTTTAAATACGGCAAAGCTATCCGGGATATCTTTTATCGGGAAAGGCAGATCTTCTTTATGGTAAAGCGTGTGGCCTATAAAGTGTTTAAGGTTCAGCTTAATTTTCCATAAGGCGGCTTCCAGTTTTTCAGAAATGGCAGTTTCTTCGAATGATACCTCGCGGTGGTGATAAACCTCGTTAACATGATATTCTTGTGCCAGTTGTGGGATCAGTTCGGCAGGGTCGCCAATGCGGACGATCAGGTCGCCACCCAATGACTGTAAGTTCTGACGAAGGTTAGCTACAGATTCTATCAGAAACTTTGCACGAATGTTACCTGTTTTAGGTACACCGGCTTCGGTGGTCTCGAAATAATAGGGATCGAAAATATAAACGGGCAGTACTTTATCGGCTTTACGCGTAGCTTCTAACAATATTTCATTATCGTTTACACGTAAATCATTTCTGAACCAAACCAATATCGTTTTATCGCTCATTCTATCGCTTTAGCCTACCGGGTTTGTAAAAATTGCAAATATTCGCGTCATTTTCACACAATCAGTCAATTTTTGACATCATCCCAACATTTCATCTTCGCCCGGGGTAAATAGGCGCATTTACAGATTATGGCATAAAGATAATACAATATTGATTGATAAATAAAAGCGTAACACAATTTTTGCCTGTTCATTTTTAGAGAAAAAATGAATAATACACACTATTTCATATTATTTTCCTGTTTTTATTATCATACAAGCATGACATTTGCTTGGCTATTAAATTGTAACTTTAAATAAAACACAGGAGCATTATGGCCACTATAGAGAGCATACAATCCGCTTATATAGATTATGTACTTACGCAGGGCGAGCAGCCTAAGTCGGTATACGTATTTGCGAAACAGAATGAAATTACCGAAGAAGAGTTCTATCGTTTCTTCGGATCGTTTGAGGCACTGGAGCAAAACATCTGGGCTGAAACAGCTACCAAAACCATTGCTGAAATTAAAACTCAGGAGATTTGGCCGCAATATTCATCGCGGGAGAAAGCATTGTCGTTCTTCTACAGCTTTTTCGAATTATTAAAAAGCAGCCGCAGCTTTGCCATCTACAGCTTTAACAGACAGCCCAAAGGGTTATCGCATCCGCGTGTGCTGGATACTTTAAAGGTGATAGTAGAAAACTTTGCCGATGAGATAATTAAGCAAGGCCTCGAGTCGAACGAACTGGCTGATCGCCGTTTCCTTTCCAAACGTTATAAAGACGGCCTTTGGATGCAGTTTGGCTTTGTGCTTAATTTCTGGATCAACGATAATTCGGCCGGGTTCGAGAAAACTGATGAAGCCATTGAGAAAGGTGTAAACGTAACGTTTGATCTTTTCCAACGTTCGCCAATTGATAATTTGCTGGAGTACGGCAAGTTTTTGGCAAAGAATAGCAGGTTTGCGGAACGGGTGTAACCCCTCCCAACCCTCCCCAGAGGGGAGGGCTTTAAAAAATCAGCAATCGCAATTAATAAAGTATAAAACTTAACAAAGCCTCCCCTTAGGGGAGGT
Coding sequences within:
- a CDS encoding cryptochrome/photolyase family protein, with protein sequence MAKTLRLILGDQLNSKHSWFAKQDPEVYYVLMEVMQEQEYVTHHLQKILAFFAAMRNFAHQLGKAGHQVIYIKLDDTDNQQHIDKNLQQLIAKHHIKRFEYQLPDEYRLDEQLKSFCLSLNIETGVADTEHFLTTRYEVRDFFGDRKSYLMENFYRSMRTRLSILMKGDQPLGDRWNFDHDNRKKYDNKVPLQEPILFNHDVSALKVMIDKMGVKYFGRVDAEKFGWPLSRKEALQSLNYFCENLLPHFGTYEDAMLNGHISLFHSRLSFAQNTKMISPVEIITAVLSQWDKNKEDITLAQVEGFVRQVIGWREFMRGVYWAKMPEYATLNFFNHKSQLPKWFWDGNTKMNCLSKCIGQSLNNAWAHHIQRLMVIGNFALLSGSNPDEVDEWYLGVYIDALQWVEITNTRGMSQFADGGIIASKPYVASAAYINKMSDYCKACHYDYKKKYGDRACPFNSLYWNFFDRNAETLEPNPRVGMMYNIMRKFPADELRKINEQAEVYLGMVDEL
- a CDS encoding DASH family cryptochrome — its product is MSDKTILVWFRNDLRVNDNEILLEATRKADKVLPVYIFDPYYFETTEAGVPKTGNIRAKFLIESVANLRQNLQSLGGDLIVRIGDPAELIPQLAQEYHVNEVYHHREVSFEETAISEKLEAALWKIKLNLKHFIGHTLYHKEDLPFPIKDIPDSFAVFKKKVERDSDVRPSVQAPENIILPENAEPGEIPTLQQLGLEEPIADTRAKFSFIGGETAGNEQLQRYINNALAAMGSKPARNGMHTSISGISPWLAMGCLSPRQVYWSVMQHFHHNNNPLVLELLWRDYFRFMFKKHGSTKFFKAEGFKTEAPETATKQGELFENWKQGATGNAAVDAAMTELNNTGFINNYSRQTLAAYLIKELKVDWTQGALYFESVLIDYSPASNWGNWIFVAGVGNDPRENKYFDTSKLGTEYKDDYLALWLSHTKDVA
- a CDS encoding TetR family transcriptional regulator C-terminal domain-containing protein gives rise to the protein MATIESIQSAYIDYVLTQGEQPKSVYVFAKQNEITEEEFYRFFGSFEALEQNIWAETATKTIAEIKTQEIWPQYSSREKALSFFYSFFELLKSSRSFAIYSFNRQPKGLSHPRVLDTLKVIVENFADEIIKQGLESNELADRRFLSKRYKDGLWMQFGFVLNFWINDNSAGFEKTDEAIEKGVNVTFDLFQRSPIDNLLEYGKFLAKNSRFAERV